Proteins encoded by one window of Bubalus bubalis isolate 160015118507 breed Murrah chromosome 4, NDDB_SH_1, whole genome shotgun sequence:
- the TEX33 gene encoding testis-expressed protein 33 isoform X1 produces MELGHRPGTTTLTRAHPNNNKEGQQDTDPWRAAHSPLDTSKLKYQAPVSLKPSLYRGDSPQSSSLGRASLEEIPPPPPSAVSRGSLRRDSDPESLKKGSFRPSSRESRASLREGAQLCQAPKEDPNSGAQGQSSSSIPNNIRHKFGSNVVDQLVSEEQARKAIGEALEGQKRTSSWPSRIQSPTEITSIFSDYYDLGYNMRSNLFQGAPQETKSLMKASYTPEVIEKSVRDLEHWHGRKTDDLGRWHQKNAMNMNLQKALDEKEKSKNKNSK; encoded by the exons GTACAACCACTCTGACCAGGGCCCATccgaacaacaacaaggaagGCCAGCAGGACACGGACCCCTGGAGAGCTGCCCATAGCCCTTTGGATACCTCCAAGCTCAAGTACCAGGCCCCGGTCTCCCTGAAGCCATCCCTGTACCGAGGAGACAGCCCCCAAAGCAGCTCCCTGGGGCGGGCCTCCCTGGAGGAGATCCCGCCTCCACCCCCTTCAGCTGTCAGCCGGGGATCCCTCCGGAGGGACTCAGACCCGGAATCCCTGAAGAAGGGGAGCTTCAGACCCTCCTCGAGGGAGAGCAGGGCTTCCTTACGAGAAGGGGCTCAGCTGTGCCAGGCGCCGAAGGAAGACCCCAACTCTGGGGCCCAGggccagagcagcagcagcattcccaaCAATATTCGTCACAAGTTTGGGAGCAACGTGGTGGACCAGCTGGTGTCCGAAGAGCAG GCTCGAAAGGCCATCGGGGAAGCCTTGGAGGGCCAGAAGAGGACAAGCTCATGGCCCAGTAGGATCCAGAGCCCCACGGAAATTACCTCCATCTTTTCAGACTACTATGATCTGGGCTACAACATGCGGTCAAACTTGTTTCAAG GGGCCCCACAGGAGACGAAAAGCCTCATGAAGGCTTCCTACACCCCCGAGGTGATTGAGAAATCGGTGAGGGACTTAGAGCACTGGCATGGCAGGAAGACGGATGATCTGG GACGGTGGCACCAGAAAAACGCGATGAACATGAACTTGCAGAAAGCActggatgagaaagaaaagagcaaaaacaaGAACTCAAAGTAG
- the TEX33 gene encoding testis-expressed protein 33 isoform X2 — protein sequence MELGHRPGTTTLTRAHPNNNKEGQQDTDPWRAAHSPLDTSKLKYQAPVSLKPSLYRGDSPQSSSLGRASLEEIPPPPPSAVSRGSLRRDSDPESLKKGSFRPSSRESRASLREGAQLCQAPKEDPNSGAQGQSSSSIPNNIRHKFGSNVVDQLVSEEQARKAIGEALEGQKRTSSWPSRIQSPTEITSIFSDYYDLGYNMRSNLFQGRWHQKNAMNMNLQKALDEKEKSKNKNSK from the exons GTACAACCACTCTGACCAGGGCCCATccgaacaacaacaaggaagGCCAGCAGGACACGGACCCCTGGAGAGCTGCCCATAGCCCTTTGGATACCTCCAAGCTCAAGTACCAGGCCCCGGTCTCCCTGAAGCCATCCCTGTACCGAGGAGACAGCCCCCAAAGCAGCTCCCTGGGGCGGGCCTCCCTGGAGGAGATCCCGCCTCCACCCCCTTCAGCTGTCAGCCGGGGATCCCTCCGGAGGGACTCAGACCCGGAATCCCTGAAGAAGGGGAGCTTCAGACCCTCCTCGAGGGAGAGCAGGGCTTCCTTACGAGAAGGGGCTCAGCTGTGCCAGGCGCCGAAGGAAGACCCCAACTCTGGGGCCCAGggccagagcagcagcagcattcccaaCAATATTCGTCACAAGTTTGGGAGCAACGTGGTGGACCAGCTGGTGTCCGAAGAGCAG GCTCGAAAGGCCATCGGGGAAGCCTTGGAGGGCCAGAAGAGGACAAGCTCATGGCCCAGTAGGATCCAGAGCCCCACGGAAATTACCTCCATCTTTTCAGACTACTATGATCTGGGCTACAACATGCGGTCAAACTTGTTTCAAG GACGGTGGCACCAGAAAAACGCGATGAACATGAACTTGCAGAAAGCActggatgagaaagaaaagagcaaaaacaaGAACTCAAAGTAG